In a genomic window of Longimicrobiaceae bacterium:
- a CDS encoding plastocyanin/azurin family copper-binding protein: MTRRIAAALALVLAAAPAAAQSTLETSPNIAGTWTVRSGTATFVFAHRFVSLHGGDEIQNFPTLTLAFGLPHGFTVGADHTSNSEIDPANLNGNETDYWVKRAFTLRPGTVVAPIAAYNAEAHSADGAISLNQRVGPLTLLAEGRGYSNMFHTGDAGFAGTVGGVFHINRYLGLTGDVGRVLSSDTFGTVWSGGVALAIPGSPHTLSFHASNAGATTLQGASHRRALFTDKIRYGFTFTVPLGGPARWLQIIHPHPAPPPADSASAPAATAAAAAVQMRGYAFRAPEVHVRAGQSVRWTNEDDDEHTVTAKDGAWNSGLIGQHGSYVHRFDTPGRYEYYCIPHPDMVGVVIVE; encoded by the coding sequence GTGACGCGCCGCATCGCCGCGGCGCTCGCGCTCGTCCTCGCCGCCGCGCCCGCGGCCGCGCAGTCCACGCTGGAGACCTCGCCCAACATCGCCGGCACGTGGACCGTCCGGTCCGGAACGGCGACGTTCGTCTTCGCGCACCGCTTCGTGAGCCTGCACGGCGGCGACGAGATCCAGAACTTCCCCACGCTCACCCTGGCGTTCGGGCTGCCGCACGGCTTCACGGTGGGCGCCGACCACACCAGCAACAGCGAGATCGACCCCGCCAACCTGAACGGCAACGAGACGGATTACTGGGTGAAGCGCGCATTCACCCTGCGCCCCGGCACCGTCGTCGCGCCCATCGCCGCGTACAACGCCGAGGCGCACAGCGCCGACGGCGCCATCAGCCTCAACCAGCGGGTGGGTCCTCTGACGCTGCTGGCGGAGGGGCGCGGCTACTCGAACATGTTCCACACGGGCGATGCGGGCTTCGCGGGCACGGTGGGCGGCGTCTTCCACATCAACCGCTACCTGGGCCTCACGGGTGACGTGGGGCGCGTGCTCTCGTCGGACACTTTCGGCACGGTGTGGAGCGGCGGCGTGGCACTCGCCATCCCCGGCAGCCCGCACACGCTCTCGTTCCACGCCTCCAACGCAGGTGCGACGACGCTCCAGGGCGCCTCGCACCGCCGCGCGCTGTTCACCGACAAGATCCGCTACGGCTTCACCTTCACCGTGCCGCTGGGCGGACCCGCGCGCTGGCTTCAGATCATCCACCCGCACCCCGCACCCCCGCCGGCCGACTCCGCCTCCGCTCCGGCCGCGACCGCCGCCGCAGCCGCGGTGCAGATGCGCGGCTACGCCTTCCGCGCTCCCGAGGTGCACGTGCGCGCCGGGCAGAGCGTGCGCTGGACCAACGAGGACGACGACGAGCACACCGTCACGGCCAAGGACGGCGCGTGGAACAGCGGCCTCATCGGCCAGCACGGCTCGTACGTCCATCGCTTCGACACTCCCGGCCGCTACGAGTACTACTGCATCCCGCACCCGGACATGGTCGGCGTCGTGATCGTCGAGTAG
- a CDS encoding tetratricopeptide repeat protein, protein MEAAAPAPLPLTPEDARALRAAAAWPELAARGDVTDEAALLADPAMGYAVAAASRMVGRTGRAIRLGEQVEAEARRRGDARLAAEAVNLVGNALFEEGRVGEADERFRQLLDYASQADDAEMLARATNNLGILADVRGRRDQALAFYGRALAAFRRAGDVRGLAQTHHNLGVAYRELGFGGEADAHHQRAADLAGGAGLDYIVGLAETGRAILRVRGRDGRLGEAMAERAMERFERLGDPVRRGEALRVMAAAARLDGRDTEAAARLDEALLAARTHANALLRADVQRDRGLLLRDLGDTAAAREALLDSAAAFDLLAAADQAAALRMIAADLDGADDEPRSP, encoded by the coding sequence ATGGAAGCCGCCGCCCCCGCCCCGCTCCCGCTGACGCCGGAGGACGCCCGCGCCCTCCGCGCGGCGGCCGCGTGGCCGGAGCTGGCCGCGCGCGGCGACGTCACGGACGAAGCGGCGCTGCTGGCCGACCCGGCGATGGGCTACGCCGTTGCCGCCGCCAGCCGGATGGTGGGCCGCACCGGCCGCGCGATCCGCCTGGGCGAGCAGGTGGAGGCCGAGGCGCGCCGCCGGGGAGACGCGCGCCTCGCCGCCGAGGCGGTGAACCTCGTCGGCAACGCGCTCTTCGAGGAGGGCCGCGTGGGCGAGGCCGACGAGCGCTTCCGGCAACTGCTGGACTACGCCTCGCAGGCGGACGATGCGGAGATGCTGGCGCGTGCCACGAACAACCTCGGCATCCTGGCCGACGTGCGCGGGCGCCGCGACCAGGCGCTCGCCTTCTACGGACGGGCGCTCGCGGCCTTCCGCCGCGCGGGCGACGTTCGCGGCCTGGCGCAGACGCACCACAACCTGGGCGTCGCCTACCGCGAGCTGGGCTTCGGCGGCGAGGCGGACGCGCACCACCAGCGCGCCGCGGACCTGGCCGGCGGCGCGGGGCTGGACTACATCGTGGGCCTGGCGGAGACGGGGCGCGCCATCCTGCGCGTCCGCGGGCGAGACGGGCGGCTGGGCGAGGCGATGGCGGAGCGGGCGATGGAGCGCTTCGAGCGCCTGGGCGACCCCGTGCGCCGCGGCGAGGCGCTGCGGGTGATGGCCGCCGCCGCCCGCCTGGACGGCCGCGACACCGAGGCCGCCGCCCGCCTGGACGAGGCGCTGCTCGCCGCGCGCACGCACGCCAACGCGCTCCTCCGTGCGGACGTGCAGCGCGACCGCGGGCTCCTCCTGCGCGACCTGGGCGACACCGCCGCCGCCCGCGAGGCGCTGCTCGACTCCGCCGCCGCCTTCGACCTCCTCGCCGCCGCGGACCAGGCCGCCGCCCTCCGGATGATCGCCGCCGACCTCGACGGAGCCGACGACGAGCCGCGATCTCCCTGA
- a CDS encoding carboxypeptidase regulatory-like domain-containing protein — MNRPARIACLAASALAFAVLPACSGGGGGSGGGTTNPPTTGTISGSVTADGAGVNGATVAITGGASATTGNSGAYSFGNLAPGSYTLHLTRPAGFTLATGEDDTKPATVQAGATSSVTWSLHNTNASNDIHIGAQDFSPPDKTVSVGATVRWINDTPTAHTITNNVAGQAGAWASHDISGSGTTFTHTFTTAGVYDYHCTVHAGMTGRIAVQ; from the coding sequence ATGAACCGCCCCGCCCGCATCGCCTGCCTCGCCGCCTCCGCGCTCGCCTTCGCCGTCCTGCCCGCGTGCAGCGGCGGCGGCGGGGGCTCCGGCGGCGGGACGACCAACCCGCCCACCACGGGCACCATCTCCGGCAGCGTGACGGCCGACGGCGCCGGCGTGAACGGCGCCACCGTCGCCATCACCGGAGGCGCGAGCGCCACCACGGGCAACAGCGGCGCGTACAGCTTCGGCAACCTGGCGCCGGGCAGCTACACCCTGCACCTCACGCGTCCCGCCGGCTTCACCCTGGCCACGGGCGAGGACGACACGAAGCCCGCCACGGTGCAGGCGGGCGCCACCAGCAGCGTCACGTGGTCGCTCCACAACACCAACGCGTCGAACGACATCCACATCGGTGCGCAGGACTTCAGCCCGCCGGACAAGACGGTCTCGGTCGGCGCCACGGTTCGGTGGATCAACGACACGCCCACGGCGCACACCATCACCAACAACGTCGCGGGGCAGGCGGGCGCGTGGGCCAGCCACGACATCAGCGGCAGCGGCACCACGTTCACGCACACCTTCACCACGGCGGGCGTCTACGACTACCACTGCACCGTCCACGCGGGCATGACGGGCCGCATCGCCGTGCAGTGA